The Actinomycetota bacterium genome has a window encoding:
- the gltB gene encoding glutamate synthase large subunit gives MARRFPDSEGLYDPRFEHDACGVAFVVDMKGRRSHDIVRMAITALENLEHRGAAGAEPNTGDGAGILMQMPDRFLRETTGFDLPEPGAYAAGMAFLPQDSDEEARAIAGVEKVAADEGIRVLGWRDVPIDDSMIGRGAKAMEPRFRQLFVSCDGLSGWDLERRVFMMRKRARAEVPDVYFPSLSTRTMVYKGMLTSTQLGPFFSDLSDPRLESALALVHSRFSTNTFPSWPLAHPYRLISHNGEINTLQGNRNWMRAREALLASDSLPGDISRIFPICTPGASDSASFDEVLELLYMAGRSLPHAVLMMIPEAWENHATMSSERRAFYQFHSSLMEAWDGPASIAFTDGTVIGAVLDRNGLRPSRYWVTSDDLVIMASEVGVLDIDPARIVQKGRLQPGRVFLVDTSKGRIVDDDEIKTELAAEHPYQEWVHAGLVHLDDLPERAHVVPSQASMLRRQQTFGYTEEEMRVLLAPMAQKGVEPIGSMGNDAPLAPLSERPRLIFDYFRQLFAQVTNPPLDAIREELVTSMGSTLGPEENLLQPSAASCRQIVLPYPVIDNDELAKLIHVDRDGNMTGYRAAIFQGLYDVAGGGDALRAAIEDVRRKVSAAIADGIRIVILSDRHSSRDRAPIPSLLLTSAVHHHLIREKTRTNVGMVIETGDAREVHHIALLIGYGAGAVNPYLAFESVEALVAAGVVKDLDAHAAVKNYVKAMGKGVLKVMSKMGISTVASYTGAQVFEAIGLSKSVVDEYFTGTVSRLDGIDLDGIAREVAMRHTLAYPDRPAERAHRRLEVGGDYQWRREGERHLFDPDTVALLQQSAREGRYDIFKKYTALIDDQSTRLGTLRGLFRLKEGALPPVSIDEVEPVSEIVKRFATGAMSYGSISAEAHETIAIAMNRIGAKSNSGEGGEDPERSIPTPAGDSRMSAVRQVASGRFGVTSLYLSEAQDLQIKMAQGAKPGEGGQLPGGKVYPWIAKTRHSTPGVGLISPPPHHDIYSIEDLAQLIHDLKNSNPAARINVKLVAEVGVGTVAAGVSKAHADVVLISGHDGGTGASPLSSIKWAGGPWELGLAETQQTLLMNRLRDRIVVQVDGQLKTGRDVVIGALLGAEEFGFATTALVVVGCVMMRVCHADMCPVGVATQNPELRKRFTGRPEHVVSFFEFMAQEVREILASLGLRSIEEAVGRADLIDVEPAVNHWKAAGLDLSPILHVPDLEPGAVRHCVATQDHGLERALDNVLIERCRDALENGTPVSLSLPIRNVNRTVGTMLGYELTRRHGSEGLPDGTIRLEFTGSAGQSFGAFVPRGIAMRLEGDANDYLGKGLSGGRISVTPPASSPLIAEQNIIAGNVILYGATSGEVFIRGVVGERFCVRNSGATAVVEGVGDHGCEYMTGGRAVILGPTGRNFGAGMSGGVAFVWDPAGKFPNLLNREMVDLEECSNEDGAWLRGIVERHHQETGSAVAERLLREWDVAVGHFLKVMPIDYRRVLEARRRAEEQGLSVDDEIMAVARG, from the coding sequence GTGGCGAGACGATTTCCGGATTCCGAAGGCCTCTACGATCCGCGGTTTGAGCACGATGCCTGCGGGGTGGCTTTCGTCGTCGACATGAAGGGCCGTCGCAGCCACGACATTGTCCGGATGGCGATCACGGCGCTGGAGAATCTGGAGCATCGTGGAGCCGCCGGCGCCGAGCCCAACACCGGTGACGGCGCGGGCATCCTGATGCAGATGCCGGATCGGTTCCTGAGGGAAACAACCGGTTTCGACTTGCCCGAGCCGGGTGCTTACGCGGCCGGCATGGCGTTCCTGCCGCAGGACTCCGACGAGGAGGCGCGCGCCATCGCCGGTGTCGAGAAAGTCGCCGCCGATGAGGGCATTCGGGTACTCGGGTGGCGAGACGTGCCGATCGACGACTCGATGATCGGCCGCGGCGCGAAGGCAATGGAGCCGCGTTTTCGTCAGTTGTTCGTTTCATGCGACGGTCTGTCGGGATGGGATCTGGAGCGGCGCGTCTTCATGATGCGAAAGCGCGCGCGCGCCGAAGTCCCCGACGTCTACTTCCCCAGCCTGTCGACGCGCACGATGGTCTACAAAGGGATGCTCACCAGCACGCAGCTCGGGCCGTTCTTCTCCGACTTGTCGGATCCGCGTCTTGAGAGCGCGCTCGCGCTGGTTCACTCGCGGTTCTCGACCAACACCTTCCCGTCGTGGCCGCTTGCGCATCCGTACCGGTTGATTTCCCACAACGGAGAGATCAACACGCTGCAAGGGAACCGGAACTGGATGCGCGCGCGCGAAGCGCTGCTCGCGAGCGACTCGCTCCCGGGCGACATCTCGCGGATCTTCCCCATTTGCACGCCGGGTGCGAGCGACTCCGCGTCGTTCGATGAGGTTCTCGAACTGCTGTACATGGCCGGACGGTCGCTCCCGCACGCCGTTTTGATGATGATTCCCGAAGCGTGGGAGAACCACGCGACGATGTCGTCCGAACGGCGCGCGTTTTATCAGTTCCATTCCTCGCTGATGGAAGCATGGGACGGCCCGGCGTCGATCGCGTTCACCGACGGCACCGTGATCGGAGCGGTTCTCGACCGCAACGGACTGCGTCCTTCGCGGTACTGGGTTACCTCCGACGATCTGGTGATCATGGCTTCCGAGGTCGGGGTTCTGGACATCGATCCGGCGCGCATCGTTCAGAAGGGTCGACTGCAGCCGGGCCGCGTCTTCCTCGTCGACACTTCCAAAGGCCGCATCGTCGACGACGACGAGATCAAGACCGAACTGGCGGCCGAGCATCCCTACCAAGAGTGGGTGCATGCCGGGCTGGTTCACCTCGACGATCTTCCCGAGCGCGCGCACGTCGTTCCGTCGCAGGCGTCGATGCTGCGCCGTCAGCAGACGTTCGGCTACACCGAAGAAGAGATGCGCGTTCTGCTTGCTCCGATGGCGCAAAAGGGTGTCGAGCCGATCGGATCGATGGGCAACGACGCCCCGCTCGCGCCGCTTTCCGAGCGTCCGCGGCTGATCTTCGACTACTTCCGGCAGTTGTTCGCGCAGGTGACCAACCCGCCGCTGGACGCCATCCGCGAGGAACTGGTGACGTCGATGGGATCGACGCTGGGCCCCGAGGAGAACCTGCTGCAGCCCTCGGCGGCCTCGTGTCGTCAGATCGTTCTGCCGTATCCGGTCATCGACAACGATGAGTTGGCGAAGCTGATTCACGTCGATCGCGACGGCAACATGACCGGATACCGCGCGGCGATCTTCCAAGGGCTCTACGACGTCGCCGGCGGCGGCGACGCATTGCGCGCGGCGATCGAGGATGTGCGTCGCAAGGTCAGCGCGGCGATTGCCGACGGGATTCGGATCGTGATCCTGTCGGACCGTCACTCGTCGCGAGACCGCGCGCCGATTCCTTCTCTGCTTCTAACATCGGCGGTGCATCACCACCTGATTCGCGAAAAGACGCGGACAAATGTTGGAATGGTGATCGAGACCGGAGACGCGCGCGAAGTTCACCACATCGCGTTGCTCATTGGGTACGGAGCCGGAGCCGTTAACCCGTATCTCGCGTTCGAGTCGGTGGAGGCGTTGGTTGCCGCCGGTGTCGTCAAAGACCTCGATGCGCATGCGGCGGTGAAGAACTACGTCAAGGCAATGGGCAAGGGCGTGCTCAAGGTGATGTCCAAGATGGGCATCTCCACGGTCGCGTCTTACACCGGCGCGCAGGTGTTCGAAGCCATTGGGCTGTCCAAGAGCGTCGTCGACGAGTACTTCACCGGGACCGTCAGCCGGCTCGACGGCATCGATCTCGACGGGATCGCGCGCGAGGTGGCCATGCGCCACACGCTCGCCTACCCCGACCGTCCGGCCGAGCGCGCGCACCGGCGTCTGGAAGTCGGCGGCGACTACCAGTGGCGCCGTGAGGGTGAACGTCATTTGTTCGATCCCGACACAGTCGCGCTGCTGCAGCAATCGGCGCGCGAGGGACGCTACGACATCTTCAAGAAGTACACGGCGCTCATCGACGATCAGTCCACGCGGCTTGGGACCTTGCGAGGGTTGTTCCGCCTCAAGGAAGGCGCGTTGCCGCCGGTTTCCATCGACGAGGTCGAACCCGTTTCCGAGATCGTCAAGCGCTTTGCCACCGGCGCGATGTCGTACGGATCGATTTCGGCCGAGGCGCACGAGACGATCGCGATTGCGATGAACCGCATCGGCGCCAAGTCGAACAGCGGCGAGGGCGGCGAGGACCCCGAGCGCTCGATCCCGACTCCGGCGGGCGACTCGCGGATGAGTGCGGTCCGCCAGGTCGCGTCCGGTCGGTTCGGCGTGACAAGCCTGTACCTTTCGGAGGCGCAGGACCTGCAAATCAAGATGGCGCAGGGCGCGAAGCCCGGCGAGGGCGGCCAGCTGCCCGGCGGGAAGGTGTACCCGTGGATTGCCAAGACGCGGCATTCAACGCCCGGCGTCGGGCTGATCTCACCGCCGCCGCACCACGACATCTACTCGATCGAAGACTTGGCGCAACTCATCCATGACCTCAAGAACTCCAACCCTGCCGCGCGCATCAACGTCAAGCTCGTCGCCGAGGTCGGTGTCGGTACCGTTGCGGCCGGAGTGTCCAAGGCGCATGCCGACGTGGTGCTGATCTCGGGTCACGACGGCGGTACCGGCGCTTCTCCGTTGTCGTCGATCAAGTGGGCCGGCGGACCGTGGGAACTTGGTTTGGCCGAAACGCAGCAAACTCTGCTGATGAACCGTCTGCGGGACCGCATCGTGGTGCAGGTGGACGGACAGCTAAAGACCGGGCGGGACGTTGTGATCGGCGCGTTGCTCGGTGCAGAGGAGTTCGGTTTCGCGACCACGGCGCTGGTCGTCGTGGGCTGCGTGATGATGCGTGTCTGTCACGCGGACATGTGCCCGGTAGGGGTCGCGACGCAGAACCCCGAGCTTCGAAAGAGGTTCACCGGCCGTCCCGAACACGTCGTGAGCTTCTTCGAATTCATGGCGCAGGAGGTTCGCGAGATACTGGCTTCGCTCGGCCTTCGCTCGATCGAGGAGGCGGTCGGCCGCGCGGACCTGATTGACGTGGAGCCTGCCGTCAACCACTGGAAGGCTGCGGGGCTGGATCTGTCGCCGATCTTGCACGTTCCGGACCTCGAGCCCGGCGCCGTGCGTCATTGCGTCGCGACGCAAGACCATGGCCTGGAGAGGGCCCTCGACAACGTCTTGATCGAACGGTGCCGCGACGCGCTCGAAAACGGAACGCCGGTATCGCTGAGCTTGCCGATCCGCAACGTCAACCGCACGGTCGGCACGATGCTCGGGTATGAACTCACGCGCCGGCACGGCAGCGAAGGACTTCCCGACGGAACCATCCGCCTTGAGTTCACCGGTTCGGCGGGGCAGAGTTTCGGAGCCTTTGTGCCGCGCGGGATTGCGATGCGTCTGGAGGGCGACGCCAACGACTACCTCGGCAAGGGGTTGTCCGGCGGGCGCATCTCGGTCACTCCGCCGGCTTCGTCGCCGCTCATCGCCGAGCAGAACATCATCGCCGGCAACGTGATCTTGTACGGAGCCACGAGCGGAGAAGTCTTTATTCGCGGCGTGGTGGGTGAGCGTTTCTGCGTGCGCAACTCGGGTGCGACGGCGGTTGTCGAGGGTGTCGGAGATCACGGGTGCGAGTACATGACCGGCGGGCGCGCGGTGATCTTGGGTCCGACGGGTCGCAACTTCGGCGCTGGGATGTCGGGCGGCGTCGCTTTCGTGTGGGACCCTGCCGGCAAGTTCCCGAACTTGCTGAACCGGGAGATGGTTGATCTGGAGGAGTGCTCGAACGAAGACGGGGCCTGGTTGCGCGGGATCGTCGAACGCCACCACCAAGAGACCGGCTCCGCGGTCGCCGAGCGCTTGCTGCGCGAATGGGATGTGGCCGTCGGTCATTTCCTCAAGGTGATGCCGATCGATTACCGGCGAGTGCTCGAAGCGAGACGCCGTGCGGAAGAACAAGGACTGTCCGTGGACGACGAGATCATGGCGGTGGCCCGTGGGTGA
- a CDS encoding glutamate synthase subunit beta: MGEPGGFMRYERETPRRRPVDERVQDWREVYEPFPKEHLQTQAARCMDCGIPFCHSGCPLGNLIPEWNELTYRDDWRAAIERLHATNNFPDFTGRLCPAPCEGACVLGINAEPVAIKQIEYTIIERAFDENWVTPTVPSVRTGRRIAVVGSGPAGLAAAQQLTRAGHSVVVFERQEKSGGLLRYGIPEFKMEKSILDRRLDQMRAEGTEFRCGVNVGVDVSAKSLRRDYDAVVLAGGSTIPRDLPIPGRELRGIYFAMGYLKNANYVSEGTREAPMITAEGKRVVVIGGGDTGADCLGTAHRQGAVSVHQLEILPRPPVTRAANNPWPNWPVIFRTSSAHEEGGERLFSVATSEFLGDDDGNVRALRGHEIEMVTTDGRPEFRPIPGTEFEIPCDLVLLAMGFVGPQREGLLEELGVEFDARGNVARDEAWMSNVDGVFVCGDMGRGQSLIVWAIAEGRSAAASVDAFLMGRTLLPSPLTPAPSLAAR; this comes from the coding sequence GTGGGTGAGCCCGGCGGGTTCATGCGGTACGAGCGCGAAACCCCTCGTCGCCGTCCGGTAGATGAGCGAGTTCAGGACTGGCGCGAGGTCTATGAGCCGTTCCCGAAGGAACATCTGCAAACTCAGGCTGCGCGCTGCATGGACTGCGGGATTCCGTTCTGTCACAGCGGCTGTCCACTGGGGAACTTGATCCCGGAGTGGAACGAGCTGACTTATCGCGATGACTGGCGCGCGGCGATTGAACGGCTGCACGCGACCAACAACTTCCCGGACTTCACCGGCCGTCTGTGCCCGGCGCCGTGCGAGGGTGCGTGCGTGCTGGGGATCAACGCGGAACCGGTTGCGATCAAGCAGATCGAGTACACGATCATCGAGCGCGCATTCGATGAGAACTGGGTAACGCCGACGGTTCCCAGCGTTCGCACCGGCCGGCGCATCGCGGTCGTCGGCTCGGGACCGGCGGGATTGGCCGCGGCACAGCAACTTACGCGCGCCGGACACTCCGTCGTGGTCTTCGAGCGCCAGGAAAAGTCGGGCGGGCTCCTTCGCTACGGCATCCCCGAGTTCAAGATGGAGAAGTCCATCCTGGATCGGCGCCTGGATCAGATGCGGGCGGAGGGAACCGAGTTCCGGTGCGGCGTCAACGTCGGCGTGGATGTATCCGCCAAGAGCTTGCGTCGTGACTACGACGCGGTCGTGCTTGCCGGCGGTTCCACCATTCCGCGCGACCTGCCGATCCCCGGCCGGGAACTTCGCGGGATCTACTTCGCGATGGGATATCTCAAGAACGCGAACTACGTTTCCGAGGGCACGCGCGAAGCGCCGATGATCACCGCCGAAGGAAAGCGCGTGGTCGTGATCGGCGGCGGCGACACCGGTGCGGATTGCCTCGGCACCGCGCACCGTCAGGGCGCGGTCTCGGTCCACCAGCTCGAGATCCTGCCCAGGCCGCCTGTGACTCGCGCCGCGAACAACCCCTGGCCGAACTGGCCCGTGATCTTCCGCACATCCTCGGCGCACGAGGAAGGCGGTGAGCGCCTGTTCTCGGTCGCGACGAGCGAGTTCCTCGGAGACGATGACGGGAACGTGCGCGCGCTACGCGGGCACGAGATCGAAATGGTCACCACCGACGGCCGTCCGGAGTTCCGCCCCATCCCCGGCACTGAGTTCGAGATCCCGTGCGACCTCGTGCTGCTGGCCATGGGATTTGTCGGGCCCCAGCGCGAGGGCTTGCTGGAGGAATTGGGGGTCGAGTTCGACGCGCGCGGCAACGTGGCGCGCGACGAAGCGTGGATGAGCAACGTCGACGGCGTGTTCGTCTGCGGCGACATGGGCCGCGGCCAGAGCCTAATCGTGTGGGCGATCGCCGAAGGCCGCTCCGCGGCGGCGTCGGTGGACGCGTTCTTGATGGGCCGGACGCTGCTCCCGTCCCCGCTCACTCCCGCACCCTCGCTCGCCGCGCGCTGA
- a CDS encoding type II toxin-antitoxin system RelE/ParE family toxin: MAYGVEITPEGLRHLRRLPEKVRDAVLETTFGSIAENPRRAGKPLRGELEGLFSARRGDFRIIYEIDYQTHSVIIHRAVHRRHAYRPSQGR; this comes from the coding sequence GTGGCCTACGGGGTCGAGATCACTCCCGAGGGTCTCCGCCACCTTCGCAGGCTCCCCGAGAAGGTGCGAGATGCCGTCCTCGAGACAACCTTCGGATCCATCGCCGAGAACCCGCGCCGTGCAGGGAAACCGCTGCGCGGTGAACTCGAGGGCCTATTCTCGGCACGCCGCGGGGACTTCCGGATCATCTACGAGATCGACTACCAAACTCATTCCGTGATCATTCACCGCGCCGTACACCGGAGGCACGCATACCGACCGAGCCAAGGTCGCTGA
- a CDS encoding type II toxin-antitoxin system Phd/YefM family antitoxin → MSETVPFTEAKAHLSELVDGVVRERERVYITRNGRPAAVLVNPDELEALDETIDILQDRKLLESLRKSRREAAAGKRLRLKDHL, encoded by the coding sequence ATGTCCGAGACGGTTCCGTTTACCGAAGCGAAGGCCCATCTCTCCGAACTCGTCGACGGCGTCGTGCGCGAGCGAGAGCGCGTCTACATCACGCGCAACGGTCGCCCCGCTGCGGTCCTGGTCAACCCCGACGAACTGGAAGCCCTCGACGAGACCATCGACATCCTGCAAGACAGGAAGTTGCTGGAATCCCTTCGCAAGTCGCGCCGTGAGGCCGCCGCGGGAAAACGCCTTCGGCTCAAGGACCACTTGTAG
- a CDS encoding aminotransferase class III-fold pyridoxal phosphate-dependent enzyme: MSENKSIPSLEEVCRFVSPSRATAFRAIGFPLVQGRREGTRLFDLEGHPFINCRSSGGVFNFGHKAPFAVEALRKALDEYDVGDWLVPSAARGIAAEKLSDTLPGGDWISFFVPGGGEAVDVALKLSRLYTGRVKVVCSEAGYHGHTGFALSAGDPSLSKGIGPLVPGFERVEFGNAEAFEKAIDADTAVVILETIPATAGMIMAPEDFYPRVRAACDRVGALLICDEVQAGLGRTGKIWAFENWGICPDIIITGKGLSGGVYPISACTYRSELDVALKDWPFFHPSSFGGAELGAVVAAAVIDEVRKPGFLEHVREMGEVFQAGFDNLAKKYPDLLLEFRRKGLMMGYDLPSPVHAYTIMRLLLERGVLSVLSNNRPFSMQMMPALVISREEVDFVLDALDGAFAALPDEVPADAANIQ; the protein is encoded by the coding sequence ATGAGCGAGAACAAGAGCATTCCCAGCCTCGAAGAAGTCTGCCGCTTCGTTTCGCCGTCGCGCGCAACCGCATTCCGCGCGATCGGCTTTCCCCTTGTGCAGGGACGCCGGGAAGGCACGCGCTTGTTCGACCTGGAAGGTCATCCCTTCATCAACTGCCGCAGCTCCGGCGGTGTGTTCAACTTCGGACACAAGGCGCCGTTCGCGGTCGAGGCGCTGCGCAAGGCGCTGGACGAGTATGACGTGGGCGACTGGCTGGTGCCCTCCGCGGCGCGCGGCATCGCGGCCGAGAAGCTGTCCGACACGTTGCCCGGCGGCGACTGGATCAGCTTCTTCGTTCCCGGTGGCGGCGAGGCCGTGGACGTCGCGCTGAAGCTTTCGCGGCTGTACACGGGTCGCGTGAAGGTTGTGTGCTCCGAGGCCGGATATCACGGTCACACCGGGTTCGCGTTGTCGGCCGGCGATCCATCGCTGTCCAAGGGCATCGGGCCGCTGGTGCCCGGCTTCGAGCGCGTGGAGTTCGGCAACGCGGAGGCCTTCGAGAAGGCCATCGACGCCGACACGGCCGTCGTGATATTGGAGACCATCCCTGCGACCGCCGGCATGATCATGGCGCCGGAGGACTTCTACCCGCGCGTGCGCGCGGCGTGCGATCGCGTCGGCGCGCTGCTGATCTGCGACGAGGTCCAGGCCGGACTCGGGCGCACGGGGAAGATCTGGGCGTTCGAGAACTGGGGTATCTGCCCGGACATCATCATCACCGGGAAGGGCTTGTCGGGCGGCGTGTACCCGATCTCGGCCTGCACCTATCGCTCGGAGCTGGACGTTGCGCTCAAGGACTGGCCGTTCTTCCACCCATCCTCTTTTGGCGGCGCCGAACTCGGCGCGGTCGTGGCCGCGGCGGTCATCGACGAGGTGCGCAAGCCCGGGTTTCTCGAGCATGTGCGAGAGATGGGCGAGGTCTTCCAAGCGGGCTTCGACAACCTGGCGAAGAAGTACCCGGACCTGCTGCTGGAATTCCGGCGCAAGGGCTTGATGATGGGCTACGACCTGCCGAGTCCCGTGCACGCGTACACCATCATGCGGTTGCTGCTCGAGCGAGGGGTGCTATCGGTGCTCTCCAACAACCGGCCCTTCTCGATGCAGATGATGCCGGCGCTGGTGATCTCTCGCGAAGAGGTGGACTTCGTCCTCGACGCTCTTGACGGCGCATTCGCCGCCCTGCCCGACGAAGTTCCCGCCGACGCCGCAAACATCCAGTAG
- a CDS encoding PEP/pyruvate-binding domain-containing protein, translated as MTAPFLLDLAQCDGVSTDLIGGKALGLARAHAAGFTVPDTVCLTADALAAHLAAAGADPGDSAACLAALEKPLDPSLMDALARACEPFLARGPLAVRSSAPVEDAETASWAGQFSSILGVVTLADLEAAVRECWRSAFEGPATAYAETGGRMALVIQRLVPAVCAGVAFSIDPRTGREGIAVVEAVPGIGSVLVDGRGAPDRFEIDTEGERILEHERGEHHVWVRASDTGVIEEVEPPSVEVDEAAALKAGIIARDLQEFLGCPVDVEWAKGSDDEQVRVLQVRPLTAISFRAVEGVWTTANFVEIIPGTVTALTASMSLTNDYCRALQEFGEQIGLIGADERATDGRRLYGRAYWRVDRIKEALARLPEFCERDFDTGIGIRPTYEGDGRTTGFTFTTIVRGLPVLIRAKRVARREHVSAGEFRRRFLEEVEPAALARDCDAMSDADLAEAVVSALELRWQVNRVALRISFIADMAQDELRAALAKAEHLNPPPSEAALVTGLGDLATGRALRALEALAADLRANPAVTQAILSASEPSDVRAALSAVEGGSEVMARIEQLIDAFGYMADADEELALPRWEEDPSVPFAALQGILRAPEAVTHARANFDSERARVRAAMPRLSRRGFDKKVQAARLFSFWREETREPLSRVNRIVRRVLVAYGRRMAAQGVFAREDDVFRLTRDSLLALARGSLSTQEVTREIRSSRRVEASWANYTAPDVIGVEQAAEVEDSSTEGMRGVACSPGVAEGPVVVVRDLGDLGKVRAGDILVVPFTNPGWTPAFALAAGLVTEEGGLLSHGSIVARERGLPAVLRVSHATERLRDGQRVRVDGTVGVVTVLDE; from the coding sequence GTGACGGCACCATTCTTGCTTGATCTTGCGCAGTGCGACGGGGTTTCCACGGACCTAATTGGGGGAAAGGCGCTGGGGTTGGCGCGCGCCCACGCCGCCGGCTTCACGGTTCCCGACACGGTGTGCCTCACGGCCGATGCGCTCGCTGCGCACTTGGCCGCCGCCGGCGCGGACCCTGGCGATTCCGCGGCGTGTCTTGCGGCGCTCGAAAAGCCGTTGGATCCGTCACTCATGGATGCGCTGGCGCGCGCCTGTGAGCCGTTTCTCGCGCGCGGGCCGCTCGCCGTGCGCTCGTCGGCTCCGGTCGAGGACGCCGAAACCGCTTCGTGGGCCGGCCAGTTCTCCTCGATTCTGGGTGTGGTCACGCTGGCGGATCTGGAAGCCGCCGTTCGCGAATGCTGGCGCTCCGCGTTCGAAGGTCCGGCGACGGCTTACGCCGAGACCGGCGGGCGGATGGCTTTGGTGATCCAACGCTTGGTACCGGCGGTGTGTGCGGGCGTCGCGTTTTCGATCGATCCGCGCACCGGCCGCGAGGGAATCGCCGTTGTCGAGGCGGTTCCGGGAATCGGCTCGGTTCTCGTTGACGGGCGTGGTGCTCCCGACCGCTTCGAGATCGACACCGAGGGCGAGCGGATCCTGGAGCACGAGCGCGGCGAGCATCACGTGTGGGTGCGCGCGTCGGACACGGGGGTCATTGAAGAGGTCGAGCCGCCGTCGGTGGAAGTCGACGAAGCCGCCGCACTGAAGGCCGGGATTATCGCCCGCGATTTGCAGGAGTTCCTTGGGTGCCCCGTCGACGTGGAGTGGGCAAAGGGGAGCGACGACGAGCAAGTTCGCGTCCTTCAAGTCCGGCCGCTCACCGCGATTTCGTTCCGCGCGGTCGAAGGCGTCTGGACGACGGCGAACTTCGTCGAGATCATCCCGGGCACAGTGACGGCGCTGACGGCGTCGATGTCGCTCACCAACGACTACTGCCGCGCGCTGCAGGAGTTCGGTGAACAGATCGGCTTGATCGGCGCCGATGAACGAGCGACCGACGGCCGGCGGCTGTACGGGCGTGCTTATTGGCGAGTGGATCGCATCAAGGAGGCCCTCGCGCGCCTGCCGGAGTTTTGCGAGCGCGACTTCGATACCGGGATCGGTATCCGCCCGACCTACGAGGGCGACGGGCGCACCACCGGGTTCACCTTCACCACGATCGTGCGTGGTTTGCCTGTGCTGATCCGCGCGAAGCGCGTCGCCCGCCGCGAGCACGTCTCGGCGGGCGAATTCCGGCGGCGGTTTCTGGAGGAAGTCGAGCCGGCCGCGCTCGCGCGCGACTGCGACGCGATGAGCGACGCAGATCTCGCCGAGGCCGTCGTCTCGGCGCTCGAACTCCGCTGGCAGGTCAACCGGGTGGCATTGCGCATCAGCTTCATCGCAGACATGGCGCAGGACGAATTGCGGGCCGCGCTTGCGAAGGCCGAGCACCTGAATCCGCCGCCGTCGGAAGCGGCGCTCGTAACCGGGTTGGGTGATTTGGCGACCGGGCGCGCGCTACGCGCGCTTGAGGCGCTCGCCGCCGATCTCCGCGCCAATCCCGCCGTGACGCAGGCGATCTTGTCTGCGAGCGAGCCGTCGGATGTGCGCGCGGCGCTGAGCGCGGTGGAAGGCGGCAGCGAGGTCATGGCGCGAATCGAGCAACTCATCGACGCGTTCGGATACATGGCCGACGCCGACGAGGAACTCGCTTTGCCGCGGTGGGAAGAGGATCCCTCGGTTCCGTTCGCGGCGCTGCAGGGGATCTTGCGCGCGCCAGAGGCTGTCACGCACGCCCGGGCGAACTTCGATTCCGAGCGCGCGCGCGTGCGTGCGGCGATGCCGCGTCTGTCGCGCCGGGGGTTCGACAAGAAGGTGCAGGCCGCGCGCCTGTTCTCGTTCTGGCGGGAGGAGACCCGCGAGCCGCTGTCGCGCGTGAACCGGATCGTTCGTCGCGTGCTCGTTGCCTACGGGCGCAGAATGGCGGCTCAAGGTGTGTTCGCGCGCGAAGACGACGTTTTCCGGCTGACGCGCGATTCGCTGCTCGCACTGGCGCGCGGCAGCCTGAGCACACAAGAAGTGACCCGCGAAATTCGCTCGTCGCGACGCGTGGAGGCTTCCTGGGCGAACTACACCGCGCCGGATGTCATCGGGGTCGAGCAGGCCGCCGAGGTCGAGGATTCCTCGACCGAGGGAATGCGCGGCGTGGCGTGCTCCCCGGGCGTCGCCGAGGGCCCGGTCGTCGTAGTTCGTGATCTCGGCGACCTTGGCAAGGTTAGGGCCGGGGACATCCTCGTGGTTCCCTTCACGAATCCCGGCTGGACCCCGGCATTTGCCTTGGCGGCGGGCCTGGTGACCGAAGAGGGAGGCTTGCTGTCCCACGGGTCCATCGTCGCGCGCGAGCGGGGGTTGCCGGCGGTTTTGCGCGTGAGTCACGCCACCGAGAGGTTGCGCGACGGTCAGCGGGTTCGCGTTGACGGGACCGTCGGAGTGGTCACGGTGCTGGATGAATAA